Proteins from a genomic interval of Marispirochaeta aestuarii:
- a CDS encoding ATP-grasp domain-containing protein, which produces MAGASLQEGKWKLATAISVLMVVIAFIGIKMKDKILSGQKNKQYGDARTQKKVLLSEGSSLTSRETLTSLCNSGYIIDILTSAKRPMTLFSKWKNKLIFTYNVNENPHEYLTHVSKLINSGAYEALIPTHETAWLFSEGRRYFSSENVLPVAAPASFHMVQSKISFAELADSLCIPHPRWNIVHANMAVEVSCPYWIKDEYGTAGCSVYKVSNARDKKKIADMLLAGKNRLMAQEHIEGRYGQVQAVFNKGKMLAVHTSMQRGSGAGGSAAARISVQYPEAQKYMEVLGTHLAWHGSITLDFIEKNGVPYFIECNPRMIEPANATQAGINFPELLIKISSGGELPQTILTGRSGVKTHSIMALLLGSAEKRNSRKHLMKLLFLSVMRKDFFAESTEVLTPVGKDPQSIIPLLAVFVRLLIHPQNVYSIKQNTIDNYCVFPETVNAIRRINT; this is translated from the coding sequence ATGGCAGGTGCCTCGCTCCAGGAAGGAAAATGGAAGCTGGCTACTGCGATTTCCGTATTAATGGTAGTGATCGCGTTTATTGGTATAAAAATGAAGGATAAAATCCTCAGCGGACAAAAGAATAAACAATATGGAGACGCGAGAACTCAAAAGAAGGTTCTGCTTTCGGAAGGCTCGAGCTTGACATCACGTGAAACGCTTACATCCTTGTGCAACAGCGGGTATATCATTGATATCTTGACATCGGCAAAAAGACCCATGACTTTGTTCAGCAAATGGAAGAACAAACTTATTTTTACATATAATGTCAATGAGAACCCTCATGAATATCTTACTCATGTATCAAAACTCATAAATTCCGGGGCATATGAAGCTCTCATTCCCACTCATGAAACGGCATGGCTTTTTTCAGAGGGACGCCGTTATTTTTCATCAGAAAATGTATTGCCCGTCGCAGCACCAGCTTCATTTCACATGGTACAGAGCAAAATTTCATTTGCTGAACTTGCAGATTCCTTATGTATACCGCATCCCCGCTGGAATATAGTACATGCAAATATGGCGGTTGAGGTATCATGTCCCTATTGGATAAAGGATGAGTATGGAACTGCCGGGTGTTCTGTATATAAAGTATCAAATGCAAGGGACAAGAAAAAAATAGCAGACATGCTCCTGGCCGGTAAAAACCGATTAATGGCTCAGGAGCACATTGAGGGTAGATACGGACAGGTACAGGCTGTATTTAATAAGGGAAAAATGCTTGCGGTGCACACATCCATGCAGCGTGGTTCCGGGGCAGGCGGTTCCGCCGCGGCACGGATCAGTGTGCAGTATCCTGAAGCACAAAAATATATGGAAGTTCTCGGTACTCACCTTGCATGGCATGGAAGCATAACCCTCGATTTTATTGAAAAAAACGGCGTACCCTATTTTATTGAATGTAATCCGCGAATGATTGAGCCGGCAAATGCAACGCAGGCAGGCATAAATTTCCCTGAACTCCTGATAAAGATTTCTTCAGGAGGAGAGCTGCCGCAAACAATACTGACAGGTCGTTCGGGGGTGAAAACACATAGTATAATGGCTCTTTTATTAGGCTCCGCAGAAAAACGGAACAGTAGAAAACACCTGATGAAATTGCTTTTTTTAAGCGTTATGCGGAAAGATTTTTTTGCAGAAAGTACAGAAGTCTTGACTCCTGTCGGCAAGGACCCACAGAGTATCATTCCGTTGTTGGCCGTATTTGTACGGCTTCTTATACATCCCCAAAATGTATATTCAATTAAACAAAATACTATTGATAATTACTGCGTGTTTCCTGAAACTGTCAACGCGATAAGGAGAATTAATACTTAA
- a CDS encoding SDR family oxidoreductase, translating into MDLGLKNKKALVTGASSGLGFAAASVLAKEGAELSIVSRSEERIQKAARSIVADSGAKVAALTADLRNAGDIEKLKETVGETDILVVSTGGPPGGSLDSFGPGEWKKQYEGLFESVLRLSSAFAPGMRRRGWGRMVYITSATILNPKLNMAFSNAIRAGIAGLAKSQALEWGKDGVTINCVAPGLFATDRLRELFEPMAREAGMELEEYLRKKGDALPVRRIGRPEEMGSLIAYLASELSGYMNGLVLPIDGGQHL; encoded by the coding sequence ATGGATTTAGGTTTGAAAAACAAAAAAGCCCTGGTAACAGGTGCAAGTTCCGGGCTCGGGTTCGCCGCTGCTTCGGTTCTTGCGAAAGAAGGTGCGGAACTCAGCATTGTCTCCCGCAGCGAAGAACGGATTCAAAAGGCCGCCCGATCAATTGTGGCAGATTCAGGTGCAAAGGTCGCCGCTTTGACGGCGGACCTTCGAAACGCCGGAGACATTGAAAAACTTAAAGAAACTGTGGGAGAAACGGACATCCTGGTGGTCAGTACCGGAGGTCCTCCCGGAGGATCCCTGGATTCCTTTGGGCCCGGGGAGTGGAAAAAGCAGTACGAGGGACTCTTCGAGAGTGTTCTGCGCCTTTCATCGGCCTTTGCCCCCGGGATGCGTCGTCGCGGCTGGGGAAGAATGGTCTATATCACCTCGGCGACTATTCTCAATCCCAAGCTGAACATGGCTTTCAGCAACGCGATTCGGGCCGGGATAGCAGGCCTCGCCAAAAGCCAGGCCCTTGAATGGGGAAAGGACGGAGTCACCATCAACTGCGTTGCCCCGGGACTCTTTGCCACCGACAGGCTGCGGGAGCTTTTCGAGCCCATGGCCAGAGAGGCGGGAATGGAGCTTGAAGAGTACCTCAGGAAAAAGGGCGATGCCCTGCCTGTACGGCGGATCGGACGCCCGGAAGAGATGGGAAGCCTTATCGCCTACCTGGCCTCGGAACTCTCCGGGTACATGAACGGCCTTGTACTGCCCATCGACGGCGGTCAGCATCTTTAG
- a CDS encoding nucleoside-triphosphatase, whose amino-acid sequence MVRFITKTREKSREEAVVDVFNETPGGSGFCSRGVQDGGSTVGYELVDLQSRTTVPFAWLSDKLPPNWNEELRHGKFSFSREGFAFAGDIIEGAIREGAKVLLLDEIGKLELKGSGFAPLLRQALDSGSDLVIGCRKVNIEPIKSEFGIS is encoded by the coding sequence GTGGTACGTTTTATTACGAAGACCCGGGAAAAAAGCCGCGAAGAGGCTGTTGTTGACGTCTTCAACGAAACCCCCGGAGGGTCCGGTTTCTGCAGCCGCGGGGTGCAGGACGGCGGCAGTACCGTGGGATACGAGCTTGTGGACCTGCAGAGCCGCACAACGGTTCCCTTCGCATGGCTCTCTGATAAGCTCCCCCCCAACTGGAACGAGGAACTTCGTCACGGAAAATTCAGTTTTTCCAGGGAGGGTTTCGCCTTCGCCGGAGACATAATCGAAGGGGCCATCCGGGAGGGGGCGAAGGTGCTGCTCCTGGACGAAATCGGCAAACTGGAGCTGAAGGGAAGCGGCTTCGCGCCTCTTCTGCGACAAGCTCTCGATTCCGGATCCGATCTGGTAATAGGATGCAGGAAAGTCAATATCGAACCCATCAAGTCGGAATTCGGGATATCCTGA
- a CDS encoding methyl-accepting chemotaxis protein, with amino-acid sequence MKIRTRLTLLTAVTAVLIIGILVGVVTFRARAMLLDGALQEIRMAVSATVRDTRRWEEMIIRSARATAGNMAVRRMEEKGHAEAFAGTFTALKDYIYTLYSIDAKGDVFITETGERGSGSRADRLYFKEAMAGKEVSRQVLMGRSLVPPVPAVAYGFPIFHPDGGNSVSGVLLLASTLAELSRIVLENAPENSNAFIIDQEGNLIAHIDPGKVQGTELVDYSGYPPVRDFFENGDSEAFSYENKGRRIISLHGSAENGWTVFIEIDEGIITAKAGDLSRIGLILGLVGTVILAVLLSVVTGTTLKPLGTLTGHARVLARGDLTGRLPKRDLSRKDEIGTLSRAFNTLAGQFTEIAGRIYRAADSVSSGSQEVNDAAQSLSQGSTEQAASTEEVSASMEEMSASIRHNSDNASQTESIAKSSALDAEEGGRAMQETVSAMKSIAEKISIIQEIARNTNLLALNAAIEAARAGAQGKGFAVVATEVRKLAERSQKAAGEIEDLSRHSVAVAEKAGNMFEKMVPKIRKTADLVQEISASSAEQSSGAEQINNALMQLENVVQQNASASEELAATSEVLSGHAEELQQVLSFFRLRGKKEIRDQKRIAPPPAVSPSGKEEPKPSRAKESNTAKKSSRTVPDFEPVSGESGITLFHGDPQSKEMPDISDDEFEEF; translated from the coding sequence ATGAAGATACGGACCCGCCTCACACTGCTGACCGCCGTTACGGCGGTGCTTATCATCGGCATTCTTGTGGGGGTGGTAACCTTCCGGGCGCGTGCAATGCTTCTGGACGGGGCCTTGCAGGAAATACGCATGGCTGTATCCGCCACGGTACGGGACACCCGGCGCTGGGAGGAGATGATCATACGCTCTGCCCGGGCCACGGCGGGTAATATGGCTGTACGCCGAATGGAGGAGAAGGGGCATGCCGAAGCCTTCGCCGGAACCTTCACCGCTCTGAAAGACTATATATACACTCTATACTCAATCGATGCGAAGGGTGATGTCTTTATCACGGAGACCGGAGAGCGGGGCAGCGGCAGCCGCGCGGACAGGCTCTACTTCAAGGAAGCCATGGCCGGCAAGGAGGTCAGCCGGCAGGTCCTCATGGGGAGGTCCCTGGTACCTCCGGTTCCTGCGGTGGCATACGGATTTCCCATATTTCATCCCGACGGAGGAAACTCCGTTTCCGGCGTTCTGCTCCTTGCCTCAACCCTGGCCGAACTCTCCCGGATTGTGCTGGAGAATGCTCCGGAGAACAGTAATGCCTTTATAATCGATCAGGAAGGGAACCTGATTGCCCACATAGACCCCGGGAAGGTGCAGGGTACTGAGCTTGTCGACTATTCCGGCTATCCACCGGTACGGGATTTTTTTGAAAACGGCGACAGTGAGGCGTTCAGCTACGAGAACAAGGGGCGCCGCATAATCAGTCTTCACGGGAGCGCCGAGAACGGCTGGACAGTATTTATCGAGATCGATGAAGGGATCATCACTGCGAAAGCCGGGGACTTAAGCAGAATCGGGCTTATTCTGGGGCTCGTGGGAACAGTTATCCTCGCCGTACTCCTGAGTGTTGTAACCGGTACCACCCTCAAGCCCCTGGGCACCCTGACCGGGCACGCCCGTGTCCTCGCCCGGGGAGACCTGACCGGAAGGCTTCCAAAGCGCGATCTTTCCAGAAAGGATGAAATCGGTACCCTCTCCCGGGCCTTCAACACTCTGGCCGGGCAGTTTACGGAGATTGCAGGAAGGATTTACCGGGCGGCGGATTCGGTCTCCTCGGGAAGCCAGGAGGTGAACGATGCGGCCCAGTCTCTCTCCCAGGGGTCTACGGAGCAGGCTGCCTCGACGGAAGAAGTATCGGCATCCATGGAAGAGATGAGCGCCAGTATCCGTCACAACAGCGATAACGCATCCCAGACCGAGAGCATAGCAAAATCCTCCGCCCTGGATGCGGAAGAGGGGGGGAGAGCGATGCAGGAGACGGTTAGTGCCATGAAGTCCATCGCCGAGAAGATATCGATAATTCAGGAGATCGCCAGGAATACCAACCTGCTGGCCCTCAATGCCGCTATCGAAGCTGCCAGGGCCGGGGCGCAGGGCAAGGGTTTCGCGGTTGTCGCGACGGAGGTCCGCAAACTGGCGGAGCGGAGTCAGAAGGCGGCGGGTGAAATCGAGGACCTCTCCCGGCACAGTGTCGCGGTGGCGGAAAAGGCCGGGAATATGTTCGAAAAGATGGTGCCGAAAATCAGGAAGACCGCAGACCTTGTGCAGGAGATCAGCGCTTCCAGCGCGGAGCAGAGTTCAGGGGCTGAGCAGATCAACAATGCCCTGATGCAGCTGGAAAACGTGGTTCAGCAGAATGCCTCAGCGTCGGAAGAGCTGGCTGCGACCTCAGAGGTTCTCTCAGGTCATGCGGAAGAGCTGCAGCAGGTCCTCAGCTTTTTCAGGCTCCGGGGGAAAAAAGAGATTCGGGACCAGAAAAGGATCGCCCCGCCACCGGCGGTTTCGCCCTCAGGCAAGGAAGAGCCGAAGCCTTCCAGAGCGAAGGAGTCAAATACGGCAAAAAAGAGTTCCCGGACGGTTCCGGACTTCGAGCCTGTTTCGGGAGAATCAGGAATCACCCTTTTTCATGGGGACCCCCAATCAAAGGAGATGCCGGATATTTCCGACGACGAATTCGAAGAGTTCTGA
- a CDS encoding metal-sensitive transcriptional regulator — MMNQKQKEDVQRRLGKIEGQIRGISKMVETDRYCMDILSQVRAVVSAIRKVEDLIMDQHLHTCVADSMRHGDEADQNEKIAEIMDMLSRFRRIG, encoded by the coding sequence ATGATGAATCAGAAACAAAAAGAGGATGTTCAGCGGCGGCTCGGCAAAATCGAGGGTCAGATCCGCGGAATATCCAAAATGGTCGAAACCGATCGCTACTGCATGGATATCCTGTCCCAGGTGCGGGCTGTAGTTTCGGCAATACGAAAAGTGGAAGATCTTATCATGGATCAGCATCTGCACACCTGCGTGGCCGACAGCATGCGCCACGGGGACGAGGCGGACCAGAATGAAAAAATCGCCGAAATTATGGATATGCTCTCCAGATTCCGGCGCATCGGCTAA
- a CDS encoding heavy-metal-associated domain-containing protein — MAKKIELNIEGMSCGHCVMAVTTALEQGEGVKKAKVNLKKKRATVTGEDTLDPEVLVNLVKETGYEASLA, encoded by the coding sequence ATGGCCAAAAAGATCGAACTGAACATCGAAGGAATGAGCTGCGGACACTGTGTAATGGCTGTTACCACCGCCCTTGAACAGGGGGAGGGGGTCAAAAAGGCCAAGGTGAATCTGAAAAAGAAGAGGGCCACGGTTACCGGGGAAGATACCCTTGATCCCGAAGTGCTGGTTAATCTGGTCAAGGAAACGGGATACGAGGCATCCCTGGCCTGA
- a CDS encoding heavy metal translocating P-type ATPase, with the protein MSERAEYAVEGMTCASCVLNVEKALKKVPGVETVSVNLSDKKAVITYKEGDEASFKKAVANAGYKLNTMEEAEEKELEHLKREKRRLVIAWAITLPLSIKMLAHMLFGITIGDHTVSFVIDLAAAFPVVFIIGWPVIRTTLLSLKTFNFNMDSLIGIGTVAAYSTGILKLFGIQIENFAVVGAMIMSINFIGNYLKEMATGRASQAIKQLLELGAKSAHRLNESGTIEDVPVEELEIGDIVLVRPGEKVPVDGEIIDGESSLDESIATGESIPVDKKTGDKVIGATVNQQGAIKVRIEKVGKETFLARIIKMVEDAQGTKVPIQAFADRVTAIFVPIVLALSLGTFLFWFFLPETGNQILRTFQDLIPWINPGRGMLSAALFAAIATLVIACPCALGLATPTALMVGMGKGAVNGVLIRNGEAIQTAQKIDTVVFDKTGTITVGKPGVRVIKSDLPEDEFLRLVASVENLSEHPLARAVVQAAEERKISLADCDSFESLTGRGIRAELDTQRVEVGSLKFFQESGIETSAYEGNIHALQAEGSTVILAAREGTLIGIVGIADAIKHDSRQALAELHNMDITTVMLTGDNRRAARAIAGEVGIDRVEAELLPEDKIEIVRKLQAEGKTVAMVGDGINDAPALKQADVGIAIGTGTDIAIESADITLVSGSLMGVVKAIRLSRATFRKIMQNLFWAFFYNVIAIPLAVLGLLHPVIAETAMAFSSINVVGNSLRLKRVSLE; encoded by the coding sequence ATGTCGGAGCGAGCTGAATACGCCGTTGAAGGAATGACTTGTGCAAGCTGCGTATTGAACGTGGAGAAGGCGCTTAAGAAGGTTCCGGGGGTTGAGACGGTCAGTGTCAACCTCTCGGACAAGAAGGCGGTAATCACCTACAAAGAAGGTGATGAGGCATCCTTCAAGAAAGCGGTTGCAAACGCGGGCTATAAACTCAACACCATGGAAGAGGCGGAAGAGAAGGAGCTGGAGCACCTCAAGAGGGAAAAACGTCGTCTTGTGATCGCCTGGGCCATTACCCTGCCTTTGAGCATCAAGATGCTGGCCCACATGCTCTTTGGAATTACCATCGGTGATCATACCGTATCTTTCGTAATCGACCTGGCCGCCGCCTTTCCGGTGGTATTCATAATCGGCTGGCCGGTTATCCGCACCACCCTGCTCTCCCTGAAAACCTTCAACTTCAACATGGACTCCCTGATCGGCATCGGAACCGTGGCGGCCTATTCCACAGGCATTCTGAAGCTCTTCGGCATCCAGATTGAAAACTTCGCCGTTGTCGGCGCAATGATCATGAGCATCAACTTTATCGGCAACTACCTCAAGGAGATGGCCACGGGAAGGGCCTCCCAGGCAATCAAACAGCTCCTGGAACTGGGGGCAAAAAGCGCTCACCGGCTGAACGAATCGGGGACCATCGAAGATGTACCGGTGGAGGAGCTGGAGATCGGGGATATTGTCCTTGTGCGCCCCGGGGAGAAGGTCCCGGTGGATGGAGAGATCATCGACGGAGAAAGCTCCCTGGATGAATCCATCGCCACGGGAGAATCAATTCCGGTGGACAAGAAAACCGGAGACAAGGTTATCGGCGCCACGGTAAACCAGCAGGGGGCGATCAAGGTCCGCATAGAAAAGGTGGGTAAAGAGACCTTCCTGGCCCGGATCATCAAGATGGTGGAGGATGCCCAGGGCACCAAGGTCCCCATTCAGGCTTTCGCCGACAGGGTGACCGCCATCTTTGTTCCCATCGTTCTGGCCCTCTCCCTGGGGACCTTCCTCTTCTGGTTTTTTCTGCCGGAAACAGGGAACCAGATTCTCAGGACCTTTCAGGATCTTATTCCCTGGATCAATCCCGGCCGGGGTATGCTATCCGCGGCCCTATTTGCGGCCATCGCCACCCTGGTAATCGCCTGTCCCTGCGCCCTTGGTCTGGCAACCCCCACCGCCCTGATGGTAGGTATGGGAAAGGGAGCCGTAAACGGGGTCCTGATACGGAACGGAGAAGCAATACAGACAGCCCAGAAGATCGATACGGTGGTATTTGACAAGACCGGTACCATCACCGTGGGAAAACCCGGCGTAAGGGTAATCAAAAGCGATCTGCCCGAAGATGAGTTCCTGCGCCTGGTGGCCTCAGTGGAGAACCTTTCGGAGCATCCCCTGGCCCGGGCGGTAGTTCAAGCCGCAGAGGAACGAAAGATAAGCCTCGCAGACTGCGACAGCTTCGAGTCCCTTACCGGCAGGGGAATCCGGGCTGAATTGGATACGCAGCGTGTTGAAGTGGGAAGCCTGAAGTTCTTTCAGGAGTCAGGTATCGAAACATCCGCCTATGAAGGAAACATTCACGCCCTTCAGGCCGAGGGTTCAACGGTGATCCTGGCCGCCAGGGAGGGAACCCTGATCGGTATAGTCGGCATAGCCGATGCCATAAAGCACGACTCCCGCCAGGCCCTGGCGGAGCTGCACAACATGGACATTACAACCGTCATGCTTACCGGGGACAACCGCAGGGCCGCCAGGGCCATCGCCGGAGAGGTGGGCATAGACCGGGTGGAGGCGGAGCTTCTGCCGGAGGACAAGATAGAGATCGTCAGAAAACTCCAGGCTGAGGGAAAAACCGTCGCCATGGTGGGAGACGGCATCAACGACGCCCCGGCCCTGAAGCAGGCTGACGTGGGAATCGCCATAGGAACAGGGACTGACATCGCCATCGAATCGGCGGACATAACCCTGGTCTCAGGCAGCCTGATGGGAGTGGTCAAGGCCATCCGGCTTTCCAGGGCCACCTTCCGGAAGATCATGCAGAACCTTTTCTGGGCCTTCTTCTACAATGTCATCGCCATTCCCCTGGCAGTTCTGGGGCTGCTCCACCCGGTTATAGCTGAGACCGCCATGGCCTTCAGCTCCATAAACGTGGTGGGAAACTCCCTGCGGCTCAAAAGGGTTTCACTGGAATAG
- a CDS encoding rhamnulokinase, translated as MMRRYVAVDLGAESGRVIVGQLDNGLDFEVISRFPSRNTRIQGTLYWDILYIFEQIKQGLAKALSSYGREIVSIGVDTWGVDYGLIDSRGRLMANPVHYRDDRTDGMMDEVFSRISREKIYSETGIQFMQINTLFQLAAEVEQNREGLERAERVLMIPDLLNYWLSGIMANEYSIATTSQLYNPVKRCWSRPIFEALKLQPSLFTDVVMPGTVLGPLRPDLAREIGAEHQILVTAVACHDTASAVAAVPSRPGEESAYLSSGTWSLLGIESPEAIISPRSLGANITNEGAADGGIRFLKNIMGLWILQECRRSWEAEGAGIDYSVLAREAAEAKNREYELNVNDPRFLKPGRADDTMPGRILEYCAETGQPAPQTPAEFARGIFRGLAAAYGRSLEEISGVSGRDIHTLHIIGGGCQNRFLNQLTADVAGIPVSAGPVEATALGNIMLQAIASGDLKNLQEGRDLIGAGGDIETFTPA; from the coding sequence ATGATGCGACGATATGTGGCTGTTGATCTGGGGGCGGAAAGCGGCAGGGTCATTGTAGGTCAACTTGATAATGGGCTGGATTTTGAGGTGATCAGCCGTTTTCCAAGCCGGAACACACGGATTCAGGGGACCCTCTACTGGGATATTCTCTACATCTTCGAGCAGATCAAGCAGGGCCTTGCAAAGGCGTTGTCCAGCTATGGCAGGGAGATTGTCAGCATCGGGGTGGATACCTGGGGGGTGGATTACGGGCTCATCGATTCCCGGGGCAGGCTGATGGCCAATCCCGTTCATTACCGGGACGACCGGACAGACGGCATGATGGATGAGGTCTTTTCCCGTATAAGCAGAGAGAAGATCTACTCCGAAACGGGCATCCAGTTCATGCAGATCAATACCCTTTTCCAGCTTGCCGCGGAGGTGGAACAGAACCGGGAAGGTCTTGAGAGGGCAGAACGGGTACTTATGATACCGGACCTCCTCAACTACTGGCTCTCCGGCATCATGGCCAACGAATACTCCATCGCCACCACCAGTCAACTTTACAACCCGGTTAAGCGCTGCTGGTCCCGTCCAATTTTTGAGGCTCTGAAGCTTCAACCTTCCCTCTTTACAGATGTTGTAATGCCCGGCACCGTACTGGGTCCCCTGCGGCCGGACCTTGCAAGGGAGATCGGCGCGGAGCACCAGATCCTCGTCACCGCCGTGGCCTGCCATGATACAGCCTCCGCGGTGGCGGCGGTTCCCTCCCGACCCGGGGAGGAGAGCGCCTATTTGAGTTCCGGAACCTGGTCGCTCCTCGGAATAGAAAGCCCGGAGGCGATAATCAGTCCCCGTAGCCTTGGAGCGAATATAACCAACGAAGGTGCCGCCGATGGGGGAATCAGGTTCCTGAAGAATATCATGGGGCTCTGGATTCTGCAGGAGTGCCGGCGAAGCTGGGAAGCTGAGGGCGCTGGTATTGATTACAGCGTCCTGGCCCGGGAGGCCGCGGAAGCAAAGAACCGTGAATACGAGCTGAACGTGAATGATCCTCGCTTTCTGAAGCCCGGTCGAGCGGATGATACCATGCCGGGAAGAATCCTCGAGTACTGCGCCGAGACCGGACAGCCCGCTCCTCAAACCCCCGCCGAATTCGCCCGGGGAATCTTCCGGGGCCTCGCGGCCGCCTATGGCCGGAGCCTGGAAGAGATCTCCGGAGTCTCGGGCAGAGACATTCATACCCTGCACATCATCGGCGGGGGCTGCCAGAATCGCTTTTTGAATCAGCTGACGGCGGACGTCGCCGGAATCCCGGTAAGCGCCGGGCCGGTGGAGGCGACAGCTCTGGGAAACATCATGCTTCAGGCTATTGCATCGGGGGATCTGAAGAATCTGCAGGAAGGGCGCGATCTCATCGGGGCGGGGGGAGATATCGAGACCTTTACCCCCGCCTGA
- a CDS encoding class II aldolase/adducin family protein — MGIKDLTEITNRYGGDKDFVLAGGGNTSFKDGEVMFVKPSGTSMADIGPGDFVKMDLPGLKEIMKRQYPEQSAAREAMALEDLMNARVPGESRRPSVETLLHALLPYKYVVHTHPALVNGLTCSVLGPEIAEELFGTEALWVPVVNPGYILARTINDMLEKHRAGGGGDSIIFLQNHGVFIQADTLAAIDAVYDKVVSALTSRLKRFPVRDFTVPSALSEDAVADMVSGDAELKAAGALNADLEAYLQDSESFEPLSLSFTPDHIVYCGFKPLYCEGAEEIADAYREHAATFGAPAKILAVRGAGIFGLGSTARAAELAREVFLDGVKIAVYTESFGGHRFMPRDKIDFIRNWEVEQYRSSVSGG; from the coding sequence GTGGGTATAAAGGATCTGACAGAAATTACGAACCGTTACGGGGGCGACAAGGATTTTGTCCTGGCCGGGGGAGGGAACACCTCTTTCAAGGACGGAGAAGTGATGTTCGTTAAGCCCTCCGGAACAAGTATGGCGGACATCGGCCCCGGGGACTTCGTCAAAATGGACCTTCCAGGGCTCAAAGAAATAATGAAGCGTCAGTACCCCGAACAGAGCGCGGCCAGGGAGGCCATGGCCCTGGAAGACCTCATGAACGCCCGGGTGCCCGGGGAGTCCCGGCGTCCCAGCGTTGAGACGCTGCTTCATGCCCTCCTTCCCTATAAATACGTCGTGCATACCCATCCCGCCCTGGTGAACGGTCTTACCTGTTCGGTTCTGGGCCCGGAGATCGCAGAAGAACTCTTCGGAACCGAAGCCCTCTGGGTTCCGGTGGTAAATCCCGGCTACATTCTTGCCCGAACCATCAACGATATGCTGGAAAAGCACCGGGCCGGGGGCGGCGGAGACAGTATTATTTTCCTGCAGAATCACGGGGTCTTTATCCAGGCTGATACCCTGGCAGCGATCGACGCTGTTTACGATAAGGTAGTTTCCGCTCTGACGAGTCGCTTGAAGCGTTTTCCCGTCAGGGACTTTACCGTACCCTCCGCCTTGAGCGAAGATGCTGTCGCGGACATGGTATCCGGGGATGCTGAATTGAAGGCCGCCGGGGCGCTGAATGCGGACCTGGAGGCCTATCTTCAGGATTCCGAATCCTTTGAACCCCTCTCCCTCTCCTTTACCCCTGACCACATAGTCTACTGCGGTTTCAAGCCGCTCTACTGTGAAGGGGCCGAGGAAATAGCGGATGCCTACAGGGAACATGCTGCAACTTTCGGCGCCCCGGCAAAGATTCTCGCGGTCAGAGGGGCAGGAATCTTCGGCCTGGGATCCACGGCCAGAGCCGCGGAACTTGCGAGGGAGGTTTTTCTGGACGGAGTAAAGATCGCCGTCTATACGGAGAGCTTCGGCGGACACAGGTTCATGCCCCGGGACAAGATAGATTTTATCCGCAACTGGGAGGTCGAACAGTACCGCAGCAGCGTGAGCGGCGGCTAA